In a genomic window of Thermoplasmata archaeon:
- a CDS encoding radical SAM protein, with the protein MGSALVGRIRELRRRPLDELLALAWDARRLNFEPVLGVSAPSPKVYRVASFTNRPGKFVNISVTGGRCALRCEHCGGRLLKDMLPVSTPARLVAVGRELRKKGCAGVLISGGSLREGLVPLLPFTGAISELRKMGLKVIAHTGLMDRATAWALREAGVMQVLIDVIGDSRTIREVYHLRKKPQDFRKALQVAREAGLGLAPHILVGLYYGKVRGEYRALEYVTEARPEAIVIISLTRIRGTAMERTGTPPPGEVAKLIAVARLLNPRTPLILGCMRQSGPEKPLLEKLAVDAGANAIAYPLEETVRHARRRGLRAVFTEECCSLMWPLLPLTGPSLS; encoded by the coding sequence ATGGGAAGCGCTTTGGTCGGGCGAATCAGGGAGCTTCGACGGAGGCCGCTGGATGAGCTTTTAGCGCTCGCCTGGGACGCGCGGCGCCTGAACTTCGAGCCCGTGCTGGGCGTTTCAGCACCCAGCCCGAAGGTCTATAGAGTCGCGAGCTTTACCAATCGACCCGGTAAATTCGTCAATATCAGCGTCACGGGTGGGAGGTGCGCCCTCCGCTGCGAGCACTGCGGGGGACGCCTGCTGAAAGACATGCTTCCCGTGTCCACTCCGGCCAGGCTCGTGGCCGTCGGCAGAGAGCTGAGGAAAAAGGGGTGCGCAGGTGTGCTCATCTCCGGCGGCTCACTCAGGGAGGGCCTCGTGCCCCTCCTCCCCTTCACCGGGGCGATTTCGGAACTCCGGAAAATGGGTCTGAAGGTCATCGCCCACACGGGCCTGATGGACCGGGCGACAGCATGGGCCCTGAGAGAGGCTGGGGTGATGCAGGTTCTTATAGATGTGATCGGGGACTCGAGAACCATCAGGGAGGTCTACCACCTCCGGAAGAAGCCCCAGGACTTCAGGAAAGCCCTCCAAGTGGCCCGGGAAGCCGGGCTTGGCCTAGCCCCCCACATCCTCGTCGGGCTCTACTACGGAAAGGTCAGGGGAGAATACAGGGCGCTGGAGTATGTCACGGAGGCCCGCCCGGAGGCGATTGTTATTATTTCCCTCACGAGAATTCGCGGGACGGCAATGGAGAGGACAGGAACGCCCCCCCCTGGAGAGGTGGCGAAGCTCATCGCTGTGGCCCGCCTCCTTAACCCTCGCACGCCCCTGATTCTGGGCTGTATGCGCCAGTCTGGCCCGGAGAAGCCCCTGCTGGAGAAGCTGGCTGTAGACGCCGGAGCAAACGCCATAGCCTACCCGCTTGAAGAAACTGTTCGCCACGCGAGGCGGAGGGGCCTGAGGGCCGTCTTCACTGAGGAATGCTGCTCGCTGATGTGGCCGCTACTGCCCCTCACTGGGCCATCGCTTTCTTGA
- a CDS encoding ABC transporter permease, translated as MLVMLFVFPLFLMMMTGYIFPSGTTLKDAPVSFVNLDRANGTIGEEGLTFYLTLQSINHRTGYFSISNASSEDEAREMITRGDVMGAVIVPANFTSSLRAGRQGQVTILYDQSKPQLSLQLTALLNSVISQMGTGRAIQTVNRTTGEPLNTSAAIVTPYKIHIKGTVPGDPNYFEFMAPGMMMMVVMFSVMTGLPRAISHEREAGTFDGILAAPTSRFSIILGKTIAQSVRGMVQGAVVLLLALTLFGVTVNGPLILVVFLLLLGIFSFIGLGIAITSAAKDEETAGTLMMVLQFPMMFLSGVFFPIEQMPVYMQYVAKAMPLTYATSAMRKVVVLGAGLAEIWTEVVVLLVFGLVLLLIAIPLFKKAMAQ; from the coding sequence ATGCTCGTAATGCTCTTCGTCTTCCCCCTCTTCCTGATGATGATGACGGGCTACATCTTCCCGTCCGGGACCACCCTGAAGGACGCCCCCGTCTCTTTCGTGAATCTGGACAGGGCCAACGGCACCATAGGGGAGGAGGGCCTGACATTCTATCTCACCCTCCAGAGCATAAACCATAGGACCGGCTACTTCTCCATCTCCAACGCCTCGAGCGAGGATGAGGCGCGTGAGATGATTACCCGCGGCGATGTAATGGGAGCCGTGATAGTCCCCGCGAACTTCACATCGAGCCTGCGCGCCGGAAGGCAGGGGCAGGTCACGATTCTCTACGACCAGTCCAAGCCGCAACTCTCGCTCCAGCTCACGGCCCTGCTCAACTCGGTCATATCCCAGATGGGGACGGGCCGGGCCATCCAGACCGTGAACCGCACAACTGGAGAGCCCCTCAACACTTCGGCCGCAATCGTCACTCCCTATAAAATTCATATCAAGGGAACTGTTCCCGGCGACCCGAATTACTTCGAGTTCATGGCGCCGGGAATGATGATGATGGTGGTGATGTTCAGCGTCATGACCGGCCTGCCGAGAGCGATATCTCATGAGAGGGAGGCGGGCACGTTCGACGGCATATTGGCCGCTCCCACTAGCCGTTTCTCCATTATACTGGGAAAAACAATCGCCCAGAGCGTCAGGGGGATGGTTCAGGGAGCTGTGGTCCTCCTTCTGGCCCTCACCCTCTTCGGCGTCACCGTCAACGGCCCGCTGATATTGGTCGTTTTCCTGCTCCTGCTGGGAATCTTCAGCTTCATCGGGCTCGGGATAGCGATAACATCCGCCGCAAAGGACGAAGAGACCGCCGGAACGCTCATGATGGTGCTTCAATTCCCCATGATGTTCCTATCGGGTGTTTTTTTCCCGATAGAGCAGATGCCGGTTTACATGCAGTACGTTGCTAAAGCGATGCCCCTGACCTACGCCACCTCCGCGATGCGCAAGGTCGTTGTCCTTGGAGCGGGACTTGCGGAGATATGGACGGAGGTGGTGGTTCTGCTCGTGTTCGGCCTCGTGCTGCTGCTGATAGCGATACCGCTCTTCAAGAAAGCGATGGCCCAGTGA
- a CDS encoding ABC transporter ATP-binding protein has protein sequence MPKGSLDGEAGAVGSRAIIETINLTKRFNGFTAVDRVNIRVNEGEIYGLLGPNGAGKSTLIRMLTTLSLPTEGSARIAGYDVVKEAHRVRELVGIVSEKMIMYERLTAYENLRLFAKLYNVPKSETDARIEELLKIVNMTKWADEQIGKFSTGMKQRINVIRALVSMPRVVFMDEPTLGLDPQSTAEIRALIKRLNKKDGLTIVLTTHIMSEAEALCDRIGLMDRGRIVAVGSPDELKGRISDRNNTVVELDVINAPSDAAERLRGLYGIMSVSQKENCVKVIVSRGDAFQEVVEAAGRAGLRLRNASITQPTLEDVFLHFTGRAMVEEVKERVSMHRHGPHSLGLRPRIR, from the coding sequence ATGCCAAAGGGTTCGCTCGACGGAGAAGCGGGAGCGGTCGGGAGCAGAGCAATAATCGAGACCATCAACCTGACCAAGAGGTTCAACGGCTTCACTGCTGTAGACCGTGTGAACATTCGGGTCAATGAGGGAGAGATATACGGCCTCCTCGGACCAAATGGGGCGGGGAAGTCCACACTGATAAGAATGCTCACGACCCTCTCTCTTCCTACAGAAGGCTCGGCGAGGATCGCCGGTTATGACGTGGTCAAGGAGGCCCACAGGGTCAGGGAGCTCGTCGGCATCGTCTCGGAAAAGATGATAATGTACGAAAGGCTCACCGCCTACGAGAACCTGAGGCTATTCGCTAAGCTCTATAACGTACCTAAAAGTGAAACGGATGCGAGAATAGAAGAGCTCCTGAAAATCGTCAACATGACGAAATGGGCCGACGAGCAGATAGGGAAGTTCTCGACCGGCATGAAGCAGCGCATCAACGTCATCAGGGCGCTGGTCAGCATGCCACGAGTGGTCTTCATGGACGAGCCCACACTCGGCCTTGACCCCCAGAGCACAGCCGAGATTCGCGCTCTCATCAAGAGGCTCAATAAAAAGGACGGCCTAACCATTGTCCTGACGACGCACATAATGAGCGAGGCCGAGGCCCTGTGTGACCGCATAGGACTGATGGACAGGGGGAGGATAGTTGCGGTGGGGTCGCCAGATGAGTTGAAGGGCCGGATATCGGACCGGAACAACACCGTGGTTGAGCTGGATGTGATCAATGCACCGTCCGACGCGGCCGAGCGACTCCGCGGCCTCTACGGCATAATGAGCGTGTCTCAGAAAGAGAACTGCGTTAAGGTAATCGTTTCTCGAGGCGACGCCTTTCAGGAGGTGGTCGAGGCCGCGGGGAGGGCCGGTCTCAGGCTCAGGAACGCCTCCATCACCCAGCCCACGCTAGAGGACGTATTCCTTCACTTTACAGGTAGGGCTATGGTGGAGGAGGTAAAGGAAAGGGTGTCTATGCACCGGCATGGGCCGCACAGTTTAGGTCTAAGGCCGAGAATCAGGTGA
- a CDS encoding M48 family metalloprotease, which yields MALMARMYLAISVLFGILFAFFMVLILLFDLPFLIGLALSLLAAVGVVLLQWAVSPAVIKWIYKIKWVNISYFPASIQDYIRSTCRENRIPVPALGVIEDGNPNAFAFGRTRRSAHLVVTEGIFKYCDEEEQRAVVAHEMGHIVHNDFVVMTVVAMVPLILYIFYRAAFRSIRYMKGGGKGKGQAVAAIAIAGVIAFLAYLFAQLIALMVSRYREYYADDFSARSTGRPNALSSALIKIAYGLAVEGKGQGMEQVKRQTRFETNPLMFFDARIARALAVQATTAGSYSKETLKRVMAWDLWNPWAFFSELTMTHPLPAKRIKALGKIASELGQTPYINFDLEQPESYWDDFLRDIFIRGSWALSIPIAIFVGWWLFPVGLMVAFFISLSALLFFAGLFGFVYLQVYKYPHNFASARVVDLLQEPKASPVRGIPVELSGKIIGRGRPGLFFNEDIKLDDGTGLILLDYDQVLPIINFFVGLLRTESWLGQEVEIRGWYRRGVVPYIELYEMQVGKKRHRLWTAGLKMAGCLAVAIIGVLLFVLSNIALL from the coding sequence ATGGCCTTGATGGCGAGGATGTACCTCGCGATATCGGTCCTATTCGGAATTCTGTTCGCCTTCTTTATGGTGCTGATTCTCCTCTTCGACCTGCCCTTTCTTATAGGTCTGGCGCTTTCCTTGCTCGCAGCTGTCGGGGTGGTGCTGCTACAGTGGGCTGTTTCACCGGCGGTTATTAAATGGATATACAAAATAAAGTGGGTGAACATATCCTACTTCCCCGCCTCCATCCAGGACTACATTCGGAGCACCTGCCGAGAGAACCGAATTCCAGTGCCTGCGCTGGGAGTCATCGAGGACGGCAACCCCAACGCCTTCGCGTTCGGTAGGACGAGGCGCAGCGCCCATCTGGTCGTGACGGAAGGGATATTTAAGTACTGCGACGAGGAGGAGCAGAGGGCGGTCGTCGCGCACGAGATGGGCCACATCGTACACAACGACTTTGTCGTGATGACCGTGGTGGCGATGGTCCCTCTCATCCTCTACATTTTCTACCGCGCCGCCTTCCGCTCGATTCGATATATGAAGGGAGGGGGGAAGGGGAAGGGGCAGGCCGTAGCGGCGATTGCGATCGCCGGAGTCATTGCCTTCCTCGCCTACCTTTTCGCCCAGCTGATCGCGCTGATGGTTAGCCGATACAGGGAGTACTACGCCGACGACTTCTCCGCCCGGAGCACGGGGAGGCCCAACGCGCTCTCCAGTGCGCTCATAAAAATAGCCTACGGTCTGGCGGTCGAAGGGAAGGGCCAGGGTATGGAGCAGGTCAAGCGCCAGACGAGATTTGAGACCAACCCCCTGATGTTCTTCGACGCCCGAATTGCGCGCGCTCTGGCGGTCCAAGCGACCACCGCCGGCTCCTACTCGAAGGAGACGCTGAAGAGGGTGATGGCCTGGGACCTGTGGAACCCTTGGGCCTTCTTCTCGGAGCTGACGATGACCCATCCCCTGCCCGCGAAGAGGATAAAGGCCCTAGGCAAGATCGCCTCTGAGCTGGGCCAGACCCCTTATATAAATTTCGACCTCGAGCAGCCAGAGTCCTACTGGGACGACTTCCTCCGGGACATATTCATCAGGGGCTCCTGGGCCCTGTCCATCCCCATCGCCATTTTTGTCGGTTGGTGGCTATTCCCGGTCGGGCTGATGGTTGCATTCTTCATCTCGCTCAGTGCCCTCCTTTTCTTTGCCGGGCTATTCGGCTTCGTTTATCTCCAGGTCTACAAGTACCCGCACAATTTCGCGAGTGCTCGCGTTGTTGACCTTCTCCAAGAGCCGAAGGCGAGCCCCGTCAGGGGAATTCCTGTGGAGCTGAGCGGGAAAATAATCGGGAGGGGGAGGCCAGGCCTCTTCTTTAACGAGGACATAAAGCTCGACGACGGGACCGGCCTGATTCTGCTGGACTATGACCAGGTTCTGCCGATAATCAATTTTTTCGTGGGCCTATTAAGGACCGAGAGTTGGCTCGGACAGGAGGTTGAGATAAGGGGATGGTACAGGAGAGGGGTGGTGCCATATATCGAGCTCTACGAGATGCAGGTTGGGAAGAAGAGGCATCGCCTGTGGACCGCGGGGCTGAAAATGGCGGGGTGCCTAGCCGTTGCTATTATTGGAGTGCTGCTTTTCGTCCTCAGCAATATCGCTTTGTTATGA
- a CDS encoding NOP5/NOP56 family protein — protein sequence MLLVTTWFGTFLLDGKRVVEQRPAPRDPRELARRLRRIERGEILDEERELAALVTARAGGGEIPAAGGASRGESSAPAEGGGGVVSQAPEGPKVETHAARRARRGRLSAVSEEGEGKSLQGGPVPDVLEERLRSLGRLVPGAPPDLEPLGRKLGFGPELLHEATLWMGREKLGELGPDRLVTQAVAGLEELTRVSNLLTERLVEWYGLHLPELAESLGTKDFVEAVAEYGGREGVERAMGKKFDSPGALLSPADEAAIRSWASLVREVGRCRAGLEGYITKRMEELAPNLSAIVGPLLAARLLSLTGSLDRLARLPASTVQLLGAEKALFQFMKTGGRPPKHGVLFQHPLVHRAPPRLRGKVARALASSASLAARADAFGRRDITEAIKEGLQKKLSRIQKESTLDRERRGASGCGKRGRRGER from the coding sequence ATGCTCCTCGTCACCACTTGGTTCGGGACCTTCCTGCTAGATGGGAAGCGCGTGGTCGAGCAGAGGCCCGCCCCGCGCGACCCGCGCGAGCTCGCCCGCCGCCTCCGGAGAATCGAGAGGGGTGAGATTCTAGATGAGGAGAGGGAGCTGGCCGCTCTTGTGACGGCGCGTGCGGGCGGGGGAGAGATTCCGGCGGCGGGAGGCGCTTCTAGAGGAGAGTCTAGCGCTCCGGCGGAAGGAGGAGGGGGAGTCGTTTCACAGGCACCCGAGGGGCCAAAGGTTGAGACCCATGCTGCCCGGCGGGCGCGGAGGGGCCGGCTCTCCGCAGTTTCGGAGGAGGGTGAAGGAAAGTCCCTCCAAGGAGGACCTGTCCCGGATGTGTTGGAAGAGAGGCTCCGCTCCCTCGGGAGGCTCGTCCCCGGCGCCCCTCCAGACCTCGAGCCGCTCGGAAGGAAGTTGGGCTTTGGACCGGAGCTCCTGCACGAGGCCACGCTCTGGATGGGCAGGGAGAAGCTCGGCGAGCTCGGCCCGGACAGGCTCGTGACCCAGGCCGTTGCGGGGCTGGAGGAGCTAACCCGCGTCTCCAATCTGCTTACCGAGAGACTGGTGGAGTGGTACGGCCTCCACCTCCCCGAGCTGGCCGAGTCCCTTGGGACCAAAGATTTCGTCGAAGCGGTGGCAGAGTACGGAGGGAGGGAGGGGGTCGAGAGGGCCATGGGCAAGAAGTTCGACTCGCCCGGCGCGCTTCTCTCCCCGGCGGACGAGGCTGCCATCCGTTCCTGGGCCTCTCTGGTGAGGGAGGTTGGTCGCTGCAGGGCAGGGCTCGAGGGCTACATCACCAAGAGAATGGAGGAGCTCGCGCCAAACCTGAGCGCCATCGTGGGTCCCCTCCTCGCAGCCCGGCTTCTTTCCCTCACTGGAAGTTTGGATAGGCTTGCGAGGCTCCCTGCGAGCACAGTCCAGCTCCTCGGCGCGGAGAAGGCCCTCTTCCAGTTCATGAAAACGGGAGGGAGGCCGCCCAAGCACGGTGTCCTCTTCCAGCACCCCCTCGTCCACAGGGCGCCGCCGAGGCTGAGGGGCAAGGTCGCGAGGGCCCTAGCATCCAGCGCCTCGCTCGCGGCGCGCGCCGACGCCTTCGGCCGAAGAGACATTACAGAGGCCATCAAGGAGGGTCTTCAGAAAAAGCTCTCTCGAATTCAAAAGGAATCAACGCTGGACAGGGAGAGAAGGGGGGCCAGCGGTTGCGGAAAACGCGGCCGCCGGGGCGAAAGGTGA
- a CDS encoding DUF5711 family protein, which yields MPEAAKIWEFQTKNEVRDVAITKGGELVAAGISDGTLLLLDNQGKAIWQRDAGAPILKLKMSSNGELISIITADARVHLYDRNGNVLWKMGLKEPITSLSMNSTGSSVVIGSENMNTYVLDRSGKVLWGARMGGAVHDVCISSNGNYVVAGSDDHSIYLLDIGGKLIWSYRTEGPIRTVAISDNGDYLLASSMDKRLYFFERTGSLLWNPRNPETASCMDLSLSARNIVVGVGNEVHLLSRNGALVKRWQCRDRVLDVAISTNGEFAIVASADDHVYLMDQNGEEVWRQKRLEDATCAALTAAGDFAVAGGRDRVICYFDNNQFFSAIISQAARYLESVKNFGVAALEAEVLMQRAASELERKAYTSAVNYARGAEKVALRLKEKSRPELSILAVASESFNVDSVTKLNTIIMNTGSAHAANLKLEFSGQVAIEGNMRIPQLQTGKFVNEVYGIRPLVVATIPMKLSIHFSDMEGKEYLTEAIFSIAAGEPGRKVAFGKTQPIIQHGNIQRLVAKVQASKKEAPKTPAPTPLARVPSPGVTFTPDARCPVCGKPVRRDFLACPFCHTKFRAG from the coding sequence TTGCCCGAGGCTGCGAAGATCTGGGAATTCCAGACTAAAAATGAGGTCAGAGACGTCGCCATCACCAAAGGCGGCGAGCTGGTTGCGGCGGGCATTTCCGACGGGACCCTCCTCCTATTAGATAATCAGGGCAAGGCGATCTGGCAGAGGGACGCAGGGGCACCGATACTCAAGCTGAAAATGTCGAGCAACGGCGAGTTAATATCCATAATCACCGCTGACGCCAGGGTCCACCTTTACGATAGAAATGGCAACGTCCTCTGGAAGATGGGCCTGAAGGAGCCCATTACCAGCCTCTCCATGAACTCAACGGGCTCCTCCGTGGTGATAGGCAGCGAGAACATGAACACCTACGTTCTCGACAGAAGCGGCAAGGTGCTCTGGGGCGCGAGAATGGGTGGCGCGGTGCATGACGTCTGTATATCCTCAAATGGAAACTACGTCGTTGCGGGGTCTGACGACCACTCGATATACCTCCTCGACATTGGTGGAAAGCTGATATGGAGCTACCGCACGGAGGGCCCGATTCGGACCGTGGCGATATCCGACAACGGGGACTACCTCCTCGCCTCTTCGATGGACAAAAGGCTCTACTTCTTCGAGAGGACGGGCTCCCTCCTCTGGAACCCTAGGAACCCCGAGACCGCCTCCTGTATGGACCTATCCCTCTCTGCGCGCAACATTGTGGTCGGGGTAGGAAACGAGGTCCATCTCCTCTCAAGGAACGGGGCACTCGTCAAGCGCTGGCAGTGCCGGGATAGAGTCCTCGATGTTGCAATCTCGACAAATGGGGAGTTTGCGATAGTGGCCTCGGCCGACGATCATGTATATCTTATGGACCAGAACGGCGAGGAGGTGTGGAGACAGAAGAGGCTCGAGGACGCCACCTGCGCTGCTCTGACGGCCGCGGGAGACTTTGCGGTCGCCGGGGGCCGGGACCGGGTCATCTGCTACTTCGACAACAACCAGTTCTTCAGTGCCATCATATCCCAGGCCGCGCGCTACCTTGAGAGTGTCAAGAATTTCGGCGTTGCGGCCCTCGAGGCCGAGGTGCTGATGCAGAGGGCCGCCTCAGAGCTGGAGAGGAAGGCCTACACCTCCGCGGTCAACTACGCCCGGGGGGCGGAGAAGGTGGCCCTGCGCCTGAAGGAGAAGAGCAGGCCTGAGCTTTCCATACTCGCCGTTGCATCGGAGAGCTTCAACGTGGACTCGGTCACAAAGCTCAACACGATAATAATGAACACAGGCAGCGCCCACGCCGCCAACCTGAAGCTGGAGTTCTCGGGGCAAGTTGCTATTGAGGGCAATATGAGAATTCCCCAGCTCCAGACGGGGAAGTTCGTGAACGAAGTTTACGGTATCAGGCCTTTAGTCGTGGCAACAATACCTATGAAGCTTTCAATTCATTTCAGCGATATGGAGGGAAAGGAGTACCTGACGGAGGCGATTTTTTCGATTGCAGCCGGGGAGCCCGGCAGGAAGGTGGCTTTCGGAAAGACCCAGCCCATTATCCAGCACGGGAATATTCAGAGGCTCGTGGCCAAGGTCCAGGCCTCGAAGAAGGAGGCTCCGAAGACGCCAGCCCCCACCCCTCTCGCGAGGGTACCATCGCCGGGTGTCACATTCACACCGGACGCGCGCTGCCCCGTCTGTGGAAAGCCTGTGAGGCGCGACTTCCTCGCCTGCCCGTTCTGCCACACGAAGTTCAGGGCCGGGTGA
- a CDS encoding fibrillarin-like rRNA/tRNA 2'-O-methyltransferase produces the protein MEPSRFRGVYLSRGNLYTRRLAGGSVYGEKIVEIKGELYREWNPWRSKLAAAIKNGLKELPIERDSRVLYLGAASGTTASHVSDLCPDGMVFCVEISPRAFRDLLGVCRERPNMFPLEADARHPMSYMAVVGAVDFIYQDIAQRDQDKVFMANAEMLLRRGGRALLMLKARSVSSSERPEETFRRVLASLEASPSVKVTEKIRLEPYHRDHLALGIQWKG, from the coding sequence CTGGAGCCCTCGAGATTCAGAGGGGTCTACCTATCGCGCGGGAACCTCTATACCCGCAGGCTGGCTGGCGGTAGCGTGTACGGTGAGAAGATAGTTGAAATCAAAGGGGAGCTCTATCGCGAGTGGAACCCCTGGAGAAGCAAGCTCGCAGCTGCAATAAAGAATGGTCTGAAGGAACTCCCCATAGAGAGGGATTCGAGGGTGCTCTATCTCGGTGCAGCCAGCGGGACGACCGCGAGCCATGTCTCTGATCTCTGCCCTGACGGAATGGTGTTTTGCGTCGAGATTTCCCCTCGGGCATTCAGGGACCTTCTCGGCGTCTGCAGGGAGAGGCCCAACATGTTCCCTCTGGAGGCCGACGCGCGGCACCCTATGAGCTACATGGCCGTTGTGGGGGCGGTTGACTTCATTTATCAGGATATCGCGCAGAGGGACCAGGACAAGGTCTTCATGGCCAACGCGGAGATGCTTCTCCGTAGGGGAGGGAGGGCCCTCCTAATGCTCAAGGCGCGCAGCGTATCCTCCTCCGAGAGGCCTGAAGAGACTTTCCGCCGGGTGCTGGCGTCGCTCGAGGCGTCTCCATCCGTCAAGGTCACCGAGAAAATCCGTCTCGAGCCCTACCACCGCGACCATCTGGCTCTCGGGATACAATGGAAGGGCTGA